Proteins found in one Mucilaginibacter gracilis genomic segment:
- a CDS encoding TonB-dependent receptor has product MKLNLTPQLNRRLSGRTWLTRLVALTFLLLPLYTQAQGQKTLKIEKSTLEKAIANIRTTYGVVIAYNKSDIQAVEVAGGEFKNISVDQLLEMVLKGSGFTYQKNGLSYVVLKTPAPKSPNASAGGGPGTLKGRVVEFETSQPLPGASVYIVELQKGMQSNIDGYYSFTNIPSGKYTVQVSYVSFATEKVIVEVKPGKEATYDIKLQGSNSLKEVVISSVKKSRAPVSHTSERQVLEEVKQASMVVSAISSEQISKSADRNAAEVMQRVSGVTTVDDKFVIVRGLNQRYNLTYLNDNVAPSTELYSRAFALDLIPSRIIDKILVFKSPSPENQGDATGGVVKIYTKDAKNLKHFDIEVQTGLREGTTFKNVLTYQGGKFDFLGFDDGTRKLPTVVPAYGSLQKATISQQQYAKGFSPYLYLGQKQALPTIQITTNYYDSYKLFGKPLSMLTSFSYKHEDQQANIYRQQGIDDAFKSTIPNDAITFENNNRESAQLNLLQNFTYRLRDSSNLQFKNFLLQQGVSTTIEKVFHRRVMADQRAFDNKDIVLSYSQRFLYAGNVGGTHYYGGGKHRFDWNGGLTYSSQELPDQRVIRLQAPLTAFTTGDPNLYWFARGRKGDPEDSENQSRINQGMISRTWTRNNEGIYNASLDYTYKFKPWLFLKAGTFQQWKERKVFRRVYTVHEGDFTGTYSDYITAPGGYGTYVDPALTAFKQQDLSRLWSANYLRDDKTGLLVVDNTQGSDAYTATEQNNSGYALMSFTPAHRKFEVYGGVRIEYDRQRVGAAVQPTDQTGINRPVLVNISKLDILPSVNASYRPHDNWVLRAAYGKTVNRPEFTEISPFNDYDLENNTRRQGNPYLRPATASNYDLRLEFYPRKNQYGETISIGAFYKTLQNPIERINASDRILNSPALITFQNAARASIKGVEFELRKNLDFIPGNLFKRLSVIGNLTLIKSEAIKDSADVANEQKDQPDKRIGNFIIKRPLQGQAPYIVNVGLYYDNASTGTKISGIYNIVGTRIYAAGRGFAADPTLNGSQFRGSLMELPRHVVDISVTQRIVKTIQARFSVQNLLNKPIEMAEDYNFTSKYEPVKTVVTDGVTKVEGDNIASRYNPGRHYVLSFSYSF; this is encoded by the coding sequence ATGAAATTGAACCTTACGCCGCAATTAAATCGGCGTTTATCAGGCCGCACATGGTTAACCCGCTTAGTAGCCTTAACATTTTTACTGTTGCCTTTGTATACACAGGCGCAGGGACAAAAGACGCTGAAAATAGAGAAAAGTACACTCGAAAAAGCGATTGCAAACATCAGAACTACCTACGGGGTAGTTATCGCTTACAATAAATCAGATATTCAGGCTGTTGAGGTTGCAGGTGGCGAATTTAAAAACATTTCTGTTGATCAGCTGCTGGAAATGGTGTTGAAAGGCAGTGGTTTTACTTATCAGAAGAACGGCTTGTCGTATGTGGTTCTTAAAACCCCTGCTCCGAAAAGCCCAAACGCATCAGCCGGCGGCGGCCCCGGCACCCTTAAAGGTCGCGTTGTAGAATTTGAAACCTCGCAGCCCCTGCCTGGGGCGTCAGTATACATTGTTGAACTACAAAAAGGTATGCAGTCCAATATCGATGGATATTATAGCTTCACCAATATTCCATCTGGTAAATATACGGTTCAGGTATCATATGTCAGCTTCGCAACAGAAAAAGTAATTGTAGAAGTCAAGCCAGGCAAAGAAGCGACCTATGATATTAAATTGCAGGGATCTAACTCATTAAAAGAGGTAGTGATCAGCAGTGTCAAAAAAAGCCGTGCCCCCGTTTCACATACCTCTGAACGCCAGGTATTGGAAGAAGTCAAGCAGGCATCAATGGTGGTATCGGCCATTTCCTCTGAACAGATCAGCAAATCTGCCGACAGAAATGCCGCTGAAGTTATGCAACGCGTATCGGGGGTAACTACTGTAGATGACAAATTTGTCATTGTTCGCGGATTGAATCAAAGGTATAATTTAACATATCTTAATGATAACGTAGCGCCAAGTACCGAGTTATATAGCCGGGCTTTCGCGCTCGACCTGATACCAAGCAGGATCATTGATAAAATATTGGTCTTCAAATCTCCATCACCCGAAAACCAGGGCGATGCCACAGGCGGCGTGGTCAAGATCTACACCAAGGATGCAAAAAATTTAAAGCATTTCGACATCGAAGTGCAGACTGGCTTGCGAGAGGGTACAACCTTTAAAAATGTGCTTACCTATCAGGGCGGAAAATTTGATTTTTTAGGTTTTGACGACGGAACGCGCAAACTACCAACTGTAGTACCAGCCTACGGTAGTTTACAAAAAGCTACCATCTCCCAGCAGCAATATGCTAAAGGCTTTTCCCCTTATTTGTATTTGGGGCAAAAACAGGCATTACCTACCATTCAGATAACAACAAATTACTATGATAGCTACAAGTTGTTTGGGAAACCGTTGTCGATGCTAACTTCTTTCAGTTACAAACACGAAGATCAGCAAGCCAATATTTATCGCCAGCAAGGTATAGATGATGCCTTTAAAAGTACCATACCGAATGACGCGATAACCTTCGAAAATAATAACCGGGAAAGCGCTCAATTAAACCTTCTGCAAAACTTCACTTACAGGCTGCGGGATAGCAGTAACTTACAGTTTAAAAATTTCTTGTTACAACAAGGCGTGTCAACAACCATAGAAAAGGTATTTCACCGCAGAGTGATGGCCGATCAAAGAGCGTTTGACAATAAAGATATTGTGCTTTCCTACAGCCAGCGTTTTTTATATGCAGGTAATGTCGGCGGAACACACTATTACGGCGGCGGTAAACATCGTTTTGACTGGAATGGTGGCTTAACCTACAGCAGCCAGGAACTTCCGGATCAGCGGGTAATCCGGTTGCAGGCTCCGCTAACTGCTTTTACAACCGGCGACCCCAACCTTTACTGGTTCGCAAGGGGCAGAAAGGGTGATCCGGAAGATTCCGAAAATCAAAGCAGGATCAACCAGGGTATGATTTCCCGCACCTGGACGCGCAATAACGAAGGGATTTACAATGCTTCACTGGATTATACTTACAAGTTTAAGCCCTGGCTGTTCCTTAAAGCTGGAACGTTTCAGCAATGGAAGGAGCGAAAAGTTTTCAGAAGGGTTTATACCGTACACGAAGGTGACTTTACAGGCACTTACAGCGATTACATAACGGCACCGGGGGGATATGGCACATACGTTGACCCCGCCCTTACAGCGTTCAAGCAACAAGATCTCAGCAGACTCTGGTCTGCCAATTATCTGCGGGATGACAAGACCGGCTTATTGGTTGTCGATAATACACAAGGTAGCGACGCTTACACGGCTACTGAACAGAACAACAGCGGTTACGCGCTTATGAGCTTTACACCTGCTCACCGGAAATTTGAAGTTTACGGCGGCGTTAGAATTGAATACGACCGTCAGCGGGTAGGCGCTGCCGTTCAGCCTACCGATCAGACTGGGATCAATCGTCCGGTGCTGGTCAATATTTCCAAACTGGATATATTGCCATCTGTTAATGCAAGCTATCGGCCGCATGATAATTGGGTGCTCAGGGCCGCTTACGGTAAAACGGTTAACCGTCCCGAGTTCACGGAAATCTCTCCGTTTAATGATTACGACTTGGAAAACAATACCAGAAGACAAGGTAATCCCTATTTGCGCCCGGCAACCGCATCTAATTACGATCTTAGGCTGGAGTTTTATCCCCGTAAGAACCAATATGGGGAAACCATCTCAATTGGCGCTTTTTACAAGACCCTGCAAAATCCGATTGAACGAATTAATGCAAGCGACAGGATTTTAAATAGCCCTGCGCTGATTACTTTTCAGAACGCCGCAAGGGCTTCCATTAAAGGAGTAGAATTTGAATTGCGAAAAAATCTGGATTTCATTCCGGGTAACTTGTTCAAGCGTTTATCGGTGATCGGTAACCTTACGCTGATCAAAAGCGAAGCCATTAAAGACAGCGCCGACGTAGCCAATGAGCAAAAAGATCAACCTGATAAGCGGATAGGCAATTTTATCATCAAACGCCCGCTACAGGGCCAGGCACCCTATATTGTAAACGTCGGCTTATACTATGATAACGCATCGACAGGGACGAAAATATCAGGCATTTACAATATCGTGGGCACCCGCATCTATGCGGCGGGAAGAGGGTTTGCTGCTGACCCAACTTTAAATGGATCTCAATTCCGGGGAAGCCTGATGGAACTGCCGCGGCATGTGGTTGATATTTCGGTAACACAACGTATCGTGAAAACCATCCAGGCCAGATTTTCGGTTCAAAACCTGTTGAATAAGCCAATCGAAATGGCGGAAGATTACAATTTTACTTCTAAATATGAACCTGTAAAAACCGTGGTAACTGATGGCGTTACCAAAGTTGAAGGAGACAATATCGCATCAAGATACAATCCGGGCAGGCATTATGTATTGTCATTTTCTTATTCATTTTAA
- a CDS encoding DUF5689 domain-containing protein: protein MKTKITFRAAGLVLLLALGMTSCKKNNGNDNTGPVPVDNIAVSDLKKLSTAASVTVPDGRKIKGIVISDASAKNIDAKSIVLQEATDKPGIIINFDGAHNFALNDEVEVTISKQQLSQVNGEIILDKIPVANAKKTGTGAITAKVTTAADLVTNQTAWNGMLVSLPVDGLTGGNGKFTGNLVVQKGNQTFGSKVLSGATFENTDYPVSVSNITGILRIDGSNLRVDIRTTADLASGPYSRIVTEDFQNLKKVSDGSAIVVPSTANAPFTTAVGQWLSTAQSFNFYPGATYDATFTTPTRTYLYAFNTSVNTTGASLRSNFTNNQGLKKVAISFAATSAEKVVTVLSQREYAFTFGTTDSVKIAVLPILPDNMPLIDAGDNMSYDAVKPILALSPAYNQKGKFFTFEYTIPTKDELIAKGVSADRATAFIANPQFRIYNASRPFTGSPNAAPILFDKIVFYY from the coding sequence ATGAAAACGAAAATTACTTTTAGAGCCGCCGGGCTGGTTTTATTACTGGCTTTGGGCATGACCTCGTGTAAAAAGAACAATGGAAACGATAATACCGGGCCGGTTCCGGTAGATAATATCGCTGTCTCCGATCTGAAAAAGTTAAGTACTGCCGCATCGGTAACTGTGCCGGATGGCAGAAAGATCAAGGGTATTGTTATTTCGGACGCCTCAGCCAAAAACATCGATGCCAAAAGTATCGTGTTACAGGAAGCGACTGATAAACCCGGTATCATCATTAATTTCGATGGCGCGCACAACTTCGCTTTAAACGACGAAGTAGAGGTTACGATCTCGAAACAGCAGTTAAGCCAGGTAAATGGCGAGATCATACTTGACAAGATCCCGGTTGCTAACGCTAAAAAAACCGGAACGGGAGCCATTACTGCCAAAGTGACTACGGCGGCTGATCTGGTAACCAATCAAACCGCCTGGAACGGTATGTTAGTGAGCCTGCCTGTTGACGGGTTAACAGGTGGTAATGGAAAGTTTACAGGCAATCTGGTAGTTCAAAAAGGTAACCAAACATTCGGTTCAAAAGTTCTTTCCGGTGCAACCTTTGAAAACACAGATTACCCGGTTAGCGTAAGTAATATCACTGGTATTTTGCGGATAGACGGAAGCAATCTTAGGGTAGACATCAGAACTACGGCAGACCTCGCATCCGGCCCGTATTCACGTATCGTAACTGAAGATTTCCAAAACTTGAAAAAAGTTAGCGATGGGTCAGCCATCGTGGTCCCATCTACAGCTAATGCGCCGTTCACTACGGCTGTAGGACAATGGTTGTCAACCGCCCAATCATTTAATTTCTACCCTGGCGCGACCTATGATGCAACTTTCACTACACCGACGAGAACTTATCTATATGCATTCAATACCAGTGTAAATACCACAGGTGCAAGTTTGCGATCAAACTTCACAAACAACCAGGGACTTAAAAAGGTAGCGATCTCGTTTGCTGCAACCTCTGCCGAAAAAGTGGTTACTGTACTTAGTCAAAGAGAATATGCATTTACATTTGGTACTACAGATTCTGTAAAAATAGCCGTGTTACCCATTTTGCCTGATAACATGCCTTTAATAGATGCTGGCGATAACATGAGCTACGACGCCGTTAAACCCATTCTGGCACTTTCTCCAGCTTATAATCAAAAAGGCAAGTTCTTTACCTTTGAATATACAATACCGACTAAAGACGAACTGATTGCGAAAGGTGTGAGTGCTGACAGGGCGACTGCCTTTATAGCTAATCCTCAGTTCCGGATCTACAACGCATCAAGGCCATTTACAGGAAGCCCAAATGCCGCCCCGATACTATTTGATAAGATCGTATTCTACTATTAA
- a CDS encoding GNAT family N-acetyltransferase → MINAKRTDKCLVTELLSAAFNDNLSVNYIIRQDDKRKERILALMDYSFEVCYRFGEVWLSEDRKACALVLFPHQKRTTFASLWLDIKLILKAVGVSGIRKALNQEARIKAKRPKKTMAYLWFIGVSPLYQHQGTGGRLLKEVLGHATGLGLPVYLETSTERNLSWYEKHGFAVYDTLDLGYILHFLKYEPK, encoded by the coding sequence ATGATCAATGCGAAAAGAACCGACAAGTGCCTGGTAACCGAGCTGTTATCCGCCGCCTTTAACGACAATTTAAGTGTAAATTATATCATCCGACAGGACGATAAACGCAAAGAGCGCATCCTGGCGCTGATGGACTATTCCTTTGAAGTGTGTTACCGGTTTGGTGAGGTATGGCTATCGGAAGACCGAAAAGCCTGCGCCCTGGTACTGTTCCCCCATCAAAAAAGAACCACTTTTGCTTCTTTATGGCTGGATATAAAGCTGATCTTAAAAGCTGTAGGGGTCAGCGGCATTAGAAAGGCGCTTAACCAGGAAGCAAGGATTAAGGCAAAACGGCCTAAAAAAACGATGGCTTACCTTTGGTTTATTGGGGTCAGCCCGCTTTACCAGCACCAGGGCACAGGCGGCAGGTTACTAAAAGAAGTGCTCGGCCATGCGACTGGCCTTGGCCTTCCGGTATACCTTGAAACCTCGACAGAACGAAACCTGTCATGGTACGAGAAACATGGTTTTGCTGTTTACGATACCCTTGATCTGGGTTACATATTGCATTTCCTGAAATATGAACCTAAATAA
- a CDS encoding helix-turn-helix transcriptional regulator, whose product MLVFGTEMHVVTLFFVTLELVMFGVQFGYYLNQPEDKPRFWYLLLLGLLIVYNVSGGLFPDSEITFISIRTQNIIAYGSGFLMASYFPFYFYMAFELKRLRFHAIYGVPLFLLLPYVVFFIISYSLNDNIDFAVKYGIIIPFFYSFIVLRAILIAIRVHYKENRNRRFYIEEIAVYCAVVPWVAMVPITYFHFSQAIEVLFTNLGFLFITGMFIFKATRRAKQEREMYAELEVIPIDQVAIDANCKRFALSPRENDVVNMICQRLRYKEIAEKLFISERTVNKHVQNIFNKVEVTTRSELVRKMNSF is encoded by the coding sequence ATGCTGGTGTTTGGAACAGAGATGCATGTGGTTACTTTATTTTTTGTCACACTGGAACTGGTGATGTTTGGGGTGCAGTTTGGCTATTATCTGAACCAGCCGGAGGACAAGCCCCGTTTCTGGTACCTGTTGTTACTGGGGCTGCTGATCGTCTATAACGTTTCAGGCGGATTGTTCCCTGATAGCGAAATTACTTTTATATCCATCCGGACGCAGAACATCATTGCCTACGGCAGTGGTTTTCTCATGGCCTCTTATTTTCCGTTTTATTTTTACATGGCTTTCGAGCTAAAACGGTTACGTTTCCATGCCATTTACGGTGTTCCCTTGTTCCTGCTGCTGCCCTATGTTGTATTCTTTATCATTTCCTATTCCCTGAACGACAATATTGATTTTGCGGTCAAGTACGGGATCATTATCCCTTTTTTTTATTCCTTTATCGTGCTTCGCGCCATACTCATTGCGATCAGGGTACATTATAAGGAGAACCGGAATCGGCGTTTTTATATCGAGGAGATAGCGGTCTATTGCGCTGTTGTGCCTTGGGTGGCAATGGTGCCGATCACTTATTTTCATTTCAGTCAGGCCATAGAAGTGCTGTTTACAAATCTGGGGTTCCTGTTCATTACAGGCATGTTTATTTTTAAGGCGACCAGGCGTGCCAAGCAGGAAAGAGAAATGTATGCAGAATTGGAAGTTATCCCCATTGATCAGGTTGCAATTGACGCGAACTGCAAGCGTTTTGCCCTTTCGCCCCGGGAAAATGATGTGGTTAACATGATCTGCCAGCGGCTTCGCTACAAGGAGATCGCGGAAAAACTATTTATCTCCGAAAGAACGGTCAACAAACACGTCCAGAACATATTTAACAAAGTGGAGGTTACCACCCGTTCTGAACTGGTCCGTAAAATGAATAGTTTTTAA
- a CDS encoding RteC domain-containing protein: MLEKMSEKLYGQLTGDIEKIVARETEPFKILSAVLKCVREALKKLKDHVLKNPFADEAAQIHFFKHIKPKFFALRIYYLEWYGIVTGIPAGDKEVLKAAYNEELKVIQRFFRLIAFYYQYYRLGATELDSLLFVRGVEVQSVLIPEVPELDPEFATSCDYLFSKIILSKIDQFYNSKQAFQITSKEEKLFAKNMIIEVNSK, encoded by the coding sequence ATGTTAGAAAAGATGAGTGAAAAGCTGTACGGACAGCTTACCGGCGACATTGAGAAAATTGTTGCCAGGGAAACAGAGCCTTTTAAAATTCTGTCTGCGGTGCTGAAATGTGTCAGAGAAGCACTTAAAAAGTTAAAAGACCATGTGCTTAAAAACCCCTTTGCCGATGAAGCCGCCCAGATACATTTCTTTAAGCACATCAAGCCTAAATTCTTTGCCCTGCGTATTTACTACCTGGAATGGTACGGGATCGTAACCGGCATCCCTGCCGGGGACAAAGAAGTGTTGAAAGCCGCCTATAACGAGGAACTGAAGGTGATCCAGCGTTTCTTTAGGCTGATTGCATTTTATTACCAGTACTATCGCCTCGGGGCAACTGAACTGGATAGCCTGTTATTTGTGCGTGGCGTAGAGGTGCAAAGCGTGCTGATCCCTGAAGTGCCGGAACTTGACCCCGAGTTTGCCACCAGCTGCGATTACCTGTTTTCCAAGATTATACTTTCAAAAATTGATCAATTTTATAATAGTAAACAGGCTTTTCAAATTACTTCTAAAGAAGAGAAATTATTTGCGAAGAATATGATCATTGAGGTCAACAGCAAATAA
- a CDS encoding polysaccharide deacetylase family protein has translation MPINNITGMFEIRKSVFTLLFLLTGIPALAQDKGTWNNKQCAVVLTYDDALDIDLDNVIPALDSLKLKGTFYLIGSSPVINKRLGEWRTAAMHGHELGNHSLFHPCSGGPTRSWITPENDLSKYTVARAVNEIRQNNTLLKAIDGKNLRTFAFPCGDLTIGGENFYTALKPDFAGARGVSPGLQTATDVDLDNIKCYAINGQTADYMINLVKQAQQSHTLLVFLFHGVGGGHNLNVSLADHSKLIHYLKANEKEIWIAPMVDVATRISALQASKGSAK, from the coding sequence ATGCCGATTAACAATATTACAGGGATGTTTGAGATTAGGAAATCAGTTTTTACATTACTTTTTTTGCTAACCGGTATACCTGCCCTGGCCCAGGATAAAGGTACCTGGAACAATAAACAGTGTGCAGTGGTACTCACTTACGATGATGCTTTGGATATAGACCTTGATAATGTGATACCCGCGCTGGATTCGTTAAAGCTAAAGGGTACTTTTTATCTCATTGGCTCATCGCCGGTGATTAACAAGCGGCTGGGCGAATGGCGCACAGCGGCAATGCATGGCCACGAACTGGGTAACCACTCGTTGTTTCACCCTTGCAGCGGCGGACCGACAAGAAGCTGGATAACACCCGAAAACGATTTAAGTAAATACACTGTGGCCCGCGCCGTTAACGAGATAAGGCAAAATAATACTTTACTAAAAGCAATTGACGGTAAAAACCTGCGCACCTTTGCTTTCCCTTGCGGCGATTTAACCATTGGCGGCGAAAATTTCTATACTGCACTCAAACCCGATTTTGCGGGTGCCCGTGGTGTAAGCCCCGGTTTGCAAACTGCAACAGACGTTGATTTGGATAATATAAAATGCTATGCCATTAACGGCCAAACTGCCGATTATATGATAAACCTGGTGAAGCAGGCCCAACAAAGCCATACGCTGCTTGTATTTTTATTTCACGGCGTAGGCGGCGGCCACAACCTTAACGTTAGCCTGGCCGACCACAGCAAGCTGATACACTATTTAAAAGCCAACGAAAAAGAAATTTGGATAGCCCCAATGGTTGATGTTGCAACCCGCATCAGCGCTTTGCAAGCGTCAAAAGGTTCGGCAAAGTAA